In the genome of Falsirhodobacter halotolerans, one region contains:
- a CDS encoding HU family DNA-binding protein produces the protein MATPRKTPAKPAPETPTVAATKFPELIDVVVERTGQKRAVVKPVLEAFLAAMKEKLVEGSDLTLPPMGKLKMVKRKEDDGPMTLKLRPQNASKTAKSGLADDED, from the coding sequence ATGGCCACCCCGCGCAAGACCCCCGCCAAACCGGCGCCTGAAACCCCAACCGTCGCCGCGACGAAGTTCCCCGAACTGATCGACGTCGTGGTCGAGCGGACGGGGCAGAAGCGCGCCGTCGTGAAGCCTGTGCTGGAAGCGTTTCTGGCGGCGATGAAAGAGAAACTGGTCGAGGGGAGCGATCTGACCCTGCCGCCGATGGGCAAGTTGAAGATGGTGAAGCGGAAAGAGGACGATGGGCCGATGACCCTGAAACTTCGTCCGCAAAATGCGTCGAAAACGGCCAAGTCGGGTCTTGCGGACGACGAGGACTGA
- a CDS encoding Hint domain-containing protein, translated as MPTHNWMYFGNRARLDTTPTTNATAAQLAPAVGWTATGSDEMGPTAVTGTASGTETSYRTTYQTQQSPAVAAPAPFSYTNPVTGASVTGQNIVSFYRATFDVRVPDSNGNLTTVQRSGVMMQMRNGDVFFRPSSDQINSWDDLPAINGVTVTSVTPLADNVRVAQVGFNPAIYNVPITCFAGDTLIATERGDVRARDLSAGDKVWTVDNGLQEITWVGLTTISARRLDLDRRIRPIRIKAGALGNDMPERDLLVSPQHRVLVQSKYAQLMFGMNEVLIAAKHLVLLDGIDIADDIGSVDYVHFLLGQHEIVLADGARCESMFTGPEALKSVPQDARDEIMTLFPELAEMDYRPVPARRMLSGKMSRTVISRHVQHGHRMAA; from the coding sequence ATGCCCACACACAATTGGATGTACTTCGGCAATCGCGCGCGGTTGGACACAACGCCCACGACGAATGCCACCGCCGCACAACTGGCCCCCGCCGTCGGGTGGACGGCAACCGGGTCTGACGAGATGGGGCCCACGGCGGTCACCGGCACCGCATCCGGGACAGAAACATCCTATCGTACGACCTATCAGACGCAGCAATCGCCCGCAGTGGCGGCGCCGGCGCCGTTCAGCTATACCAACCCGGTAACCGGGGCGTCCGTCACCGGGCAGAACATCGTTTCATTCTACCGCGCGACGTTTGACGTTCGTGTTCCCGACAGCAACGGCAACCTGACCACCGTGCAGCGCAGCGGCGTCATGATGCAAATGCGCAATGGGGATGTGTTTTTCCGCCCGTCGTCGGATCAGATCAACAGCTGGGATGATTTGCCGGCGATCAACGGCGTGACGGTCACAAGCGTGACGCCTTTGGCCGACAATGTTCGCGTGGCCCAAGTTGGCTTCAATCCGGCCATCTACAACGTGCCGATCACCTGTTTTGCCGGCGATACGCTTATCGCGACCGAACGTGGTGACGTGCGCGCCCGCGACCTGTCCGCGGGTGACAAGGTCTGGACGGTCGATAACGGTCTGCAGGAAATCACCTGGGTCGGATTGACGACGATTTCGGCACGCCGTCTTGATCTGGACCGCCGCATTCGTCCGATCCGTATCAAGGCGGGCGCGTTGGGCAACGATATGCCGGAGCGGGATCTGCTGGTGTCACCTCAGCACCGGGTTCTGGTCCAATCGAAATACGCCCAGCTGATGTTCGGCATGAACGAAGTCCTGATCGCGGCAAAGCACCTTGTGCTTCTGGACGGGATCGATATTGCCGACGATATCGGGTCGGTGGACTATGTCCATTTCCTCCTGGGGCAGCATGAAATCGTCCTCGCGGATGGGGCGCGGTGTGAATCCATGTTCACGGGGCCGGAGGCGCTGAAGTCGGTGCCCCAGGACGCGCGGGACGAGATCATGACGCTGTTCCCGGAACTGGCCGAAATGGATTATCGTCCGGTCCCGGCGCGACGGATGCTTTCGGGGAAAATGTCGCGCACGGTGATCTCGCGCCACGTCCAGCACGGCCATCGGATGGCCGCGTGA